Proteins from one Ignavibacteriota bacterium genomic window:
- the ccsA gene encoding cytochrome c biogenesis protein CcsA gives MSVSILSFEIVLPFFFALTIWLYGKGFYSGVKFAEKAKTPVLILTLGVHVSYIIVRTIILGHFPITSIFEIFSLIAFTITVVYFYIEMKIKNSTTGYFILMLPFFFQLTSSIFIKETPAVPEILRSNLLGFHVTSALLGYAALAISAVYGFLYLMLYHKIKSSHFGVFYNRLPNLEVFERMSHTATWFGFTLLSVAIVLGLILLMIMFDASFITDPKLFGTVATWLLYATGLYAKKVAGWQGRKIMVLSITGFVIALFSMTVINMVFSNFHNFQ, from the coding sequence ATGTCAGTATCTATTCTCAGTTTCGAAATCGTTCTTCCTTTTTTCTTCGCTTTAACTATTTGGCTTTACGGTAAAGGATTTTACAGTGGCGTCAAGTTTGCAGAAAAAGCCAAAACCCCTGTTCTTATACTGACTCTCGGAGTCCATGTTTCTTACATCATCGTTCGAACTATCATTCTCGGGCATTTCCCTATCACTTCGATTTTTGAGATATTTTCTCTCATCGCTTTCACTATTACGGTTGTTTATTTTTATATCGAGATGAAAATAAAGAACAGCACTACTGGCTACTTTATTCTCATGCTTCCGTTTTTCTTCCAACTGACTTCCTCCATCTTCATTAAAGAAACTCCTGCCGTTCCCGAAATACTTCGAAGCAACTTGCTCGGATTTCATGTTACAAGCGCGTTGCTTGGGTATGCCGCACTTGCAATCTCTGCTGTTTATGGATTTTTATATTTGATGTTGTACCACAAAATCAAATCAAGTCACTTTGGTGTCTTTTACAATCGCCTTCCTAATCTTGAAGTATTCGAACGAATGAGTCACACCGCAACGTGGTTTGGATTCACGCTCCTTTCTGTTGCCATCGTTCTTGGATTGATTCTTTTAATGATTATGTTTGATGCCTCTTTCATCACCGACCCCAAATTATTCGGAACAGTTGCCACATGGCTTTTGTACGCAACCGGATTGTACGCAAAGAAAGTTGCGGGATGGCAAGGAAGAAAAATCATGGTCCTTTCAATTACAGGATTTGTTATTGCGTTGTTTTCGATGACCGTGATTAACATGGTGTTCAGTAACTTCCATAATTTCCAATGA